A stretch of the bacterium genome encodes the following:
- a CDS encoding HAD family hydrolase, whose amino-acid sequence MSELRALLFDLDGTLVQTRNSSWQIFQETDSEFGLGVGSAAEFFQLFEENFFEALEALARERGVVDPALVQEHFQRNLRSDYLPEVVPGIAAIVRKLASSYTLMIVSSNTMESVRRVLENNGLADCFAHVFSGEVAPSKVHAIDHVLEDPTYACGRQCVPYYDEAVTPHKHASNEVMLITDTVGDVTEALKAGIRVCGVAWGMHSADRLKAAGAEFVCVWPEELLVYLRDGRSAEGGPCTAGPPPSRSAAAAGNAVRSAAAAAAAHRRGRRAKPTAGRSTSSAAAARGMESPAAATPGASCCGASCDCGGTTTESGCCDPQAAADAPPAGTVPSNAPEVRDELLRSVLAAIGS is encoded by the coding sequence ATGTCCGAACTTCGGGCACTGCTGTTCGACCTCGACGGCACGCTCGTCCAGACGCGGAACAGTTCCTGGCAGATCTTCCAGGAGACTGATTCGGAGTTCGGGCTGGGAGTCGGTTCGGCGGCGGAGTTCTTCCAGCTGTTCGAGGAGAACTTCTTCGAGGCGCTGGAGGCGCTGGCGCGGGAGCGGGGCGTGGTCGATCCGGCGCTCGTGCAGGAGCACTTCCAGCGCAACCTGCGTTCGGACTATCTCCCGGAGGTGGTGCCCGGCATCGCGGCGATCGTGCGCAAGCTGGCCTCGTCGTACACGTTGATGATCGTCTCCTCGAACACGATGGAGTCGGTGCGGCGGGTTCTGGAGAACAACGGTCTGGCGGACTGCTTCGCGCACGTGTTCTCCGGCGAGGTCGCACCCAGCAAGGTGCATGCGATCGATCACGTCCTGGAGGACCCCACGTACGCCTGCGGGCGCCAATGCGTGCCGTACTACGACGAGGCGGTGACTCCCCACAAGCATGCATCCAACGAGGTCATGCTGATCACCGACACGGTGGGCGACGTCACCGAGGCGCTCAAGGCCGGGATCCGGGTCTGCGGCGTGGCCTGGGGCATGCACAGCGCGGATCGGCTGAAGGCGGCCGGCGCGGAGTTCGTGTGCGTCTGGCCCGAGGAGCTGCTGGTGTATCTCCGCGACGGCCGCAGTGCCGAGGGGGGCCCGTGTACCGCGGGACCGCCGCCGTCCCGGTCCGCCGCGGCGGCGGGCAACGCCGTCCGCAGCGCGGCGGCTGCCGCGGCGGCGCACCGCCGTGGCCGGAGAGCGAAGCCGACGGCCGGTCGCAGTACGTCCTCGGCGGCTGCGGCTCGCGGGATGGAGTCGCCCGCCGCCGCGACCCCTGGGGCATCCTGCTGCGGGGCATCCTGCGACTGCGGCGGGACGACCACCGAGAGCGGCTGCTGCGATCCGCAGGCCGCGGCGGATGCGCCGCCGGCCGGCACCGTCCCGAGCAACGCCCCGGAGGTCCGCGACGAGTTGCTGCGCAGCGTCCTGGCGGCCATCGGCAGCTGA
- a CDS encoding alcohol dehydrogenase catalytic domain-containing protein: MRAVVFDSPGRVALADVPEPRIENHTDALVDIRVSAICGTDLHALHGLPGIPPGTVLGHEFVGEIVAVGSAVQDRKVGELVNASDFTACGRCWWCRQGDHWECEERSFFGFGSVFGAPLPGAQSEIIRVPHADSVLCPVPEHCTAEAAVFVGDTLACGFAAAERGGLVPGETVAIVGGGTVGQMASLACQIIGAATVVVTDRLPARLQVAVDNGAIPASPEEAEGIIAELTDGRGADVAIDAVGGPAPLEAACDLVRRRGRIVSVGAHFDATFPYPIARAFADELTLTCAIGDSIRLRDRIFPLLSAGVLDPTAIVTGTVSLAGVPEAYQRMAAHEELKVLIRP, encoded by the coding sequence ATGCGCGCCGTCGTCTTCGATTCCCCCGGCAGGGTCGCCCTCGCCGACGTCCCGGAGCCTCGCATCGAGAACCACACCGATGCCCTCGTGGACATCAGGGTCAGCGCCATCTGCGGAACCGACCTGCATGCGCTGCATGGGCTTCCCGGCATCCCGCCCGGCACGGTGCTGGGTCACGAGTTCGTCGGCGAGATCGTCGCCGTCGGCTCGGCGGTGCAGGACCGCAAGGTCGGGGAGCTGGTCAACGCCAGTGACTTCACGGCCTGCGGCCGCTGCTGGTGGTGCCGCCAGGGCGATCACTGGGAGTGCGAGGAGCGCAGCTTCTTCGGCTTCGGGTCGGTCTTCGGCGCGCCCCTGCCGGGGGCGCAGTCGGAGATCATCCGCGTGCCCCACGCCGACTCGGTGCTCTGCCCGGTGCCCGAGCACTGCACCGCTGAGGCCGCCGTGTTCGTGGGCGACACGCTGGCCTGCGGTTTCGCAGCCGCTGAGCGCGGCGGGCTGGTGCCGGGCGAGACCGTGGCCATCGTGGGCGGGGGCACCGTCGGGCAGATGGCCAGCCTGGCCTGCCAGATCATCGGCGCGGCGACCGTCGTCGTCACCGACCGGCTCCCGGCGCGCCTGCAGGTGGCGGTCGACAACGGAGCGATCCCCGCCTCGCCCGAAGAGGCCGAGGGGATCATCGCCGAACTGACCGACGGGCGCGGCGCGGACGTGGCCATCGACGCCGTCGGCGGCCCGGCGCCGCTGGAAGCCGCCTGCGACCTCGTGCGGCGTCGCGGCAGGATCGTCTCGGTGGGCGCCCACTTCGATGCGACGTTCCCCTACCCGATCGCCAGGGCGTTCGCCGACGAGCTGACGCTCACCTGCGCCATCGGGGACTCCATCAGGCTGCGCGACCGGATCTTCCCGCTGCTGTCGGCCGGGGTGCTCGACCCGACCGCCATCGTGACGGGCACGGTCTCCCTGGCCGGGGTGCCCGAGGCGTATCAGCGCATGGCCGCCCACGAGGAGCTGAAGGTGCTGATCCGCCCCTGA
- a CDS encoding ABC transporter ATP-binding protein, with product MEVPAANGSDVTVSNLTKLYGNRPAVRNVSFQLGKGITALLGPNGAGKSTIIRCISGLIDWNEGDIAVGGVNCRLDPQLARSKIGYLPERAAFPNELRVTAYLEYAAHMKKVPRADRADAVELALDQLDLKPVAKRLVGNLSKGYRQRVGLAQALVGKPPVLVLDEPLAGIDPLHIWDFRDVLAAYASAHTILLSTHMIPEARVLCDRVLVVSEGLLVYDGSLIGAELSGRVARRWRIGVLGPTLDELSRQVASVGASIVYQAGSGTSNNLVIDAEDPRSVSDLVQAAITEGWSVAHLEPLTDLIGAAFERAGLSPSDAPQVAVVPG from the coding sequence GTGGAGGTGCCGGCGGCCAACGGGTCCGATGTCACGGTCAGCAACCTGACCAAGCTGTACGGCAATAGACCCGCCGTCCGGAACGTCTCGTTCCAACTCGGCAAGGGCATCACGGCCCTACTGGGCCCGAACGGGGCGGGCAAGTCGACGATCATCCGCTGCATCAGCGGTCTCATCGACTGGAACGAGGGGGACATCGCCGTCGGCGGGGTGAATTGCCGCCTCGACCCGCAACTCGCCCGGTCGAAGATCGGCTACCTCCCCGAGCGGGCCGCATTCCCCAACGAGCTCCGCGTGACGGCCTATCTGGAGTACGCGGCGCACATGAAGAAGGTGCCGCGGGCCGACCGTGCCGACGCCGTGGAGCTGGCGCTGGACCAGCTGGATCTCAAGCCGGTCGCCAAGCGGCTGGTCGGGAACCTCTCCAAGGGCTACCGCCAGAGGGTGGGTCTGGCGCAGGCTCTGGTCGGCAAGCCGCCGGTGCTGGTCCTCGACGAGCCTTTGGCCGGCATCGATCCGCTGCACATCTGGGACTTCCGCGACGTCCTGGCGGCGTACGCCTCCGCGCACACCATCCTGCTCTCCACCCACATGATTCCCGAGGCTCGGGTCCTCTGCGACCGCGTGCTGGTGGTCTCCGAGGGCCTGCTCGTCTACGACGGCTCCCTGATCGGCGCCGAACTGAGCGGCCGGGTGGCGCGGCGCTGGCGGATCGGCGTGCTGGGACCGACCCTGGACGAACTCAGCCGCCAAGTCGCCTCCGTCGGGGCGTCGATCGTCTATCAGGCCGGGAGTGGAACCAGCAACAACCTGGTGATCGATGCCGAGGATCCCCGATCGGTGAGTGACCTCGTGCAGGCCGCGATCACCGAGGGATGGTCCGTGGCGCACCTCGAGCCTCTGACCGATCTCATCGGCGCCGCATTCGAGCGGGCCGGACTCAGCCCCTCCGACGCGCCCCAGGTCGCGGTGGTCCCGGGATGA
- a CDS encoding aldehyde dehydrogenase family protein — protein MTTAVDTDLAALAEARTKAREARAAFEEFVGTSQERLDAILRQMARAGTAAAEELARLAVEETGYGVYEHKILKNRYNTTFVAKHMLRQRAVGVLWVDEASRMTAVGCPMGVIAGLIPRTNPTSTVLFKALAAIKSGNGIVFSPHPRAVECCRRTTEVVAEAAVKAGAPRGLISCLETPTLASTQELMSHPAVSLVLATGSGEMVRVCYSSGKPTIAVGAGNVPVYIHRSVPDVTEAALMVVESKAFDNGTACVAEQAVILDEPIADEFLDALRGAGMAMLERSQHESLRRLVFDERGGLRPDPVGQSAVTLGNLCGIPVAPGTRVLGVQLDTVGPHEMLSAEILGPVLKLYREPTPAAAFDRCLEVLHFGGEGHTLGLHATDVDVIERFSSLPASRFPVNTPTLFGGMGYSADIDPSFMLGTGTWSGSISSDNITALHLINIKRIAHEVRPWRQLVGDTALPP, from the coding sequence ATGACCACCGCCGTTGACACTGACCTGGCCGCACTGGCCGAGGCCCGCACCAAGGCGCGGGAGGCAAGAGCCGCGTTCGAGGAGTTCGTCGGCACGAGCCAGGAACGCCTCGACGCCATCCTCCGGCAGATGGCACGTGCGGGAACGGCCGCGGCCGAGGAACTGGCGCGCCTGGCCGTCGAGGAGACCGGCTACGGCGTCTACGAGCACAAGATCCTCAAGAACCGCTACAACACGACCTTCGTCGCCAAGCACATGCTCCGCCAGAGGGCGGTCGGCGTGCTCTGGGTGGACGAGGCGAGCAGGATGACCGCCGTCGGGTGCCCGATGGGAGTGATCGCCGGACTCATTCCGCGCACCAATCCCACCTCCACCGTGCTCTTCAAGGCCCTCGCCGCGATCAAATCGGGCAACGGGATCGTCTTCTCACCTCACCCCCGCGCCGTCGAGTGCTGCCGACGGACGACCGAGGTCGTGGCCGAGGCGGCGGTGAAGGCCGGGGCGCCGCGCGGGCTGATCTCCTGCCTGGAGACTCCCACGCTCGCGAGCACGCAGGAGTTGATGAGCCACCCGGCGGTGTCCCTGGTGCTCGCCACGGGAAGCGGCGAGATGGTCCGGGTGTGCTACTCCTCCGGCAAGCCGACGATCGCCGTGGGGGCGGGCAACGTCCCGGTCTACATCCACCGCAGCGTGCCCGACGTCACCGAGGCCGCGCTCATGGTCGTCGAATCGAAGGCCTTCGACAACGGCACGGCGTGCGTCGCCGAGCAGGCCGTCATCCTGGACGAGCCGATCGCGGATGAGTTCCTCGACGCCCTGCGCGGGGCCGGTATGGCCATGCTGGAGCGGTCCCAGCACGAATCATTGCGGCGGCTGGTCTTCGATGAGCGCGGCGGGCTCAGGCCGGATCCGGTGGGGCAATCCGCAGTAACCCTCGGAAACCTCTGCGGCATACCGGTCGCTCCCGGGACGCGGGTGCTCGGTGTCCAACTCGACACCGTGGGACCGCACGAGATGCTGTCCGCGGAGATCCTGGGGCCCGTTCTGAAGCTCTACCGGGAGCCCACGCCGGCGGCCGCATTCGACAGGTGCCTGGAGGTGCTCCACTTCGGAGGCGAGGGCCACACTCTGGGTCTGCACGCCACGGACGTGGACGTCATCGAGCGTTTCTCCTCCCTGCCCGCGTCGCGCTTCCCGGTGAACACGCCGACCCTCTTCGGCGGGATGGGTTACAGCGCCGACATCGACCCCTCGTTCATGCTCGGCACCGGGACCTGGAGCGGGTCGATCAGCTCGGACAACATCACGGCGCTGCACCTCATCAACATCAAGCGGATCGCGCACGAGGTGCGTCCCTGGCGCCAGCTCGTCGGCGACACGGCACTCCCGCCATGA
- a CDS encoding Gldg family protein: MTSLRNELRALLVSPVTWAMVTGYIVFSGIFFVVLLFSRGIADLEGYYSNIETTLVVLAPIVAMRSFAEERRTGALDITLSWPTSRWWLVISKFVANTLLTWLIVSIVWLYVWLLNREVDVEIGKSGAGYIGLLMILLMFNAIALAVSARSRSPATAAFVGFGVLIALWVLDFVPGWLGGRFDSVISFLAPTNHIANSGRGLLDLGDGLYFVAGMCLGLSLAVLWLAEPRPRSFEGAVRGRFAGVLLGLIVTAGVGGASIVAKGQVDLTPEKRFTLTDHSRFVLNAVTAPTTIYGFVEPGSAQQVEMRSLIRRYQLENDNIRLEFIDPDAQPALTKAVGARTYGQMMVEMDGRRELVDDILEIEVTSALQRLARIDPPVACFTVGHGERDIKDILPGGFLQFAEELRQLGFTVEPLALGAVGGVERLATCTVVVIGGARVEFLPEEVELLRRHADANGRLVVFADSAGARATAQLNELLRPWGVAVRQGTVSDRSSLKDDPGSIVAYRYPSASPVTVSLTRDNIPLLLVAAQPVESALVGLAFEDQAWISPLVTSSSWSSLDDGTQGPFVLGLITDWSSVEGEVGDREIARTRIGVVGTVEVAANGYFDRLGNGEFSARLVSWVARQDDLISAMRPVRGVPRLVLTEDDRGRYIRNAIVFPAVAAFALLLLTLRRSRTG, translated from the coding sequence ATGACGAGCCTGCGCAATGAGCTGAGAGCACTCCTCGTCTCGCCGGTCACCTGGGCGATGGTGACCGGCTACATCGTCTTCTCGGGGATCTTCTTCGTCGTCCTCCTCTTCAGTCGCGGGATCGCCGACCTCGAGGGCTACTACTCCAACATCGAGACGACCCTCGTGGTCCTCGCGCCGATCGTGGCGATGCGCTCCTTCGCGGAGGAGCGCCGCACCGGCGCCCTGGACATCACCCTGTCCTGGCCCACGTCCCGCTGGTGGCTGGTGATCTCGAAGTTCGTCGCCAACACGCTCCTGACCTGGCTGATCGTCAGCATCGTCTGGCTCTACGTCTGGCTCTTGAACAGGGAGGTCGACGTCGAGATCGGCAAGAGCGGGGCGGGGTACATCGGCCTCCTGATGATCCTGCTGATGTTCAACGCCATAGCCCTGGCCGTCTCGGCCCGCTCCCGGTCGCCGGCGACGGCCGCGTTCGTGGGGTTCGGCGTCCTGATCGCCCTCTGGGTGCTGGACTTCGTGCCCGGCTGGCTGGGCGGACGGTTCGACAGCGTCATCTCCTTTCTGGCGCCGACCAACCACATCGCCAACAGCGGGCGCGGCCTGCTGGATCTCGGCGACGGGCTCTACTTCGTGGCCGGCATGTGCCTCGGGTTGAGCCTTGCCGTGCTGTGGCTGGCCGAGCCGCGCCCGCGGTCCTTCGAGGGCGCGGTCCGCGGTCGCTTCGCGGGGGTTCTGCTGGGTCTGATCGTGACCGCCGGCGTCGGTGGTGCCTCGATCGTGGCCAAGGGACAGGTGGACCTGACCCCGGAGAAGCGGTTCACCCTCACCGACCACTCGCGCTTCGTGCTGAACGCGGTCACCGCGCCCACGACCATCTACGGGTTCGTGGAGCCGGGCTCGGCGCAGCAGGTCGAGATGCGTTCCCTGATCCGGCGCTACCAGCTGGAGAACGACAACATCAGGCTGGAGTTCATCGACCCCGACGCCCAACCCGCCCTCACCAAGGCGGTCGGGGCCAGGACCTACGGGCAGATGATGGTGGAGATGGACGGGCGGCGGGAGCTCGTGGACGACATCCTGGAGATCGAGGTGACGAGCGCGCTGCAGCGGCTCGCCCGGATCGACCCGCCGGTGGCCTGCTTCACCGTCGGCCACGGCGAGCGTGACATCAAGGACATCCTGCCGGGAGGATTCCTGCAGTTCGCCGAGGAACTCCGCCAGTTGGGGTTCACGGTGGAGCCGCTGGCGCTGGGAGCTGTCGGGGGGGTCGAGCGGCTCGCGACCTGCACGGTGGTGGTGATCGGCGGCGCTCGCGTGGAGTTCCTGCCCGAGGAGGTCGAGCTGCTCCGGCGCCACGCCGATGCCAACGGGCGCCTCGTCGTCTTCGCCGACTCCGCCGGCGCACGCGCCACCGCTCAGCTCAACGAACTGCTCCGCCCGTGGGGGGTGGCGGTCCGCCAGGGGACCGTGTCGGACCGGAGTTCGCTCAAGGACGACCCGGGGTCGATCGTCGCGTACCGGTATCCCAGCGCCAGCCCGGTGACGGTCTCGCTGACACGCGACAACATTCCGCTGCTGCTCGTGGCCGCGCAGCCGGTCGAGTCCGCGCTCGTCGGGTTGGCGTTCGAGGATCAGGCGTGGATCTCGCCGCTCGTGACATCGAGTTCCTGGAGTTCGCTGGATGACGGGACCCAGGGCCCGTTCGTGCTCGGCCTCATCACCGACTGGAGCAGTGTCGAGGGGGAGGTCGGCGATCGCGAGATCGCCCGGACCCGCATCGGGGTGGTCGGCACCGTCGAGGTCGCCGCCAACGGCTACTTCGACCGGCTCGGCAACGGCGAGTTCTCCGCTCGACTCGTCTCGTGGGTCGCCCGGCAGGACGACCTCATCAGCGCCATGCGCCCAGTACGGGGTGTGCCGCGCTTGGTCCTGACCGAGGACGACCGCGGGCGGTACATCCGGAACGCGATCGTGTTCCCGGCGGTGGCGGCATTCGCCCTGCTGCTGCTCACGCTGCGGAGGTCGCGCACAGGATGA
- a CDS encoding PEP-utilizing enzyme: MTVIAEGMNVFETNKQPSGTVHYLASPMDVISLIDSGKLRDHILLVRGGTTTFLAPALTMGAIGVVTMSGAPESHLGILSREFQTPCVMTAYLTEGSGSRYVPGETDDSHFEEIVEALNGKSVKLDCSDHDVGKVVLLD; this comes from the coding sequence GTGACTGTCATTGCTGAAGGCATGAATGTCTTCGAAACAAACAAGCAGCCTTCAGGAACCGTGCATTACCTGGCGAGCCCCATGGACGTCATTTCCCTGATCGACAGCGGCAAGCTGCGCGATCACATCCTGCTCGTTCGCGGCGGCACCACCACCTTCCTGGCGCCCGCCCTCACGATGGGAGCCATCGGCGTCGTCACGATGTCGGGGGCGCCGGAGTCCCACCTGGGCATCCTCTCCCGCGAGTTCCAGACGCCCTGCGTGATGACCGCCTATCTCACCGAGGGCAGCGGCTCCCGCTATGTGCCCGGCGAGACGGACGACTCGCACTTCGAGGAGATCGTTGAGGCGCTGAACGGCAAGAGCGTCAAGCTCGACTGCTCCGACCACGACGTCGGAAAGGTCGTTCTGCTCGACTGA
- a CDS encoding EutN/CcmL family microcompartment protein: MQLARVIGQVVATVKEPGLDTFKILIVQNIDPSAPDGEASAPPYVAVDLVGAGEGELVTVAQGSAARVPRATANTPTDSAVVAIVDTLNVDGAVTFEK, encoded by the coding sequence ATGCAGCTAGCCAGAGTCATCGGCCAAGTCGTTGCGACGGTCAAGGAGCCGGGTCTGGACACCTTCAAGATCCTGATCGTGCAGAACATCGATCCGTCCGCGCCGGACGGCGAGGCGAGCGCGCCTCCCTATGTCGCCGTCGACCTCGTCGGCGCCGGCGAGGGAGAGCTGGTCACCGTGGCACAAGGGAGCGCGGCTCGGGTGCCGAGAGCCACGGCGAACACCCCGACCGACAGCGCGGTCGTGGCGATAGTCGACACGTTGAACGTTGACGGAGCGGTCACCTTCGAGAAGTGA
- the eutJ gene encoding ethanolamine utilization protein EutJ, with protein sequence MTLAAVRPAHPAEFYLDRVARCLEAAPVPLSGELHAGIDLGTSTVVLTVTDGDGLPAFVATEPCEALRDGVVVDFGGAVEAVTRLVETAAADTGHRIDAASAGYPPGIGPTESRACRFVLERAGLDCTTLTDEVSAANSVLGISDGVLVDVGAGSTGVGIFRDGELVEVGDVPGGGHHLNLILAGALGTSVEEAERRKRTDGADHLPILRPGLERIAVSIERLSSGHGSLPVHLAGGGLMLPGAAGVVSQYLERAVIEYPHALYITPLGLAWSS encoded by the coding sequence ATGACCCTCGCCGCGGTGCGACCTGCTCATCCAGCCGAGTTCTACCTCGACCGGGTGGCGCGCTGCCTCGAGGCGGCGCCCGTCCCCCTGAGCGGTGAGCTGCACGCCGGCATCGACCTGGGGACCTCCACGGTCGTCCTGACCGTCACCGACGGCGACGGGCTGCCGGCGTTCGTCGCAACCGAACCCTGCGAGGCGCTGCGCGACGGCGTCGTGGTGGACTTCGGTGGGGCGGTCGAGGCGGTCACGAGGCTCGTCGAGACCGCCGCCGCCGACACCGGCCACCGGATCGACGCGGCGTCCGCCGGTTACCCGCCGGGCATCGGGCCGACCGAGAGCCGGGCATGCCGCTTCGTCCTGGAGCGTGCCGGCCTGGATTGCACGACACTCACCGACGAGGTGAGCGCGGCCAACTCGGTCCTGGGGATCAGCGACGGCGTTCTGGTGGACGTCGGCGCCGGCTCCACCGGGGTGGGGATCTTCCGCGACGGTGAACTCGTCGAGGTGGGTGACGTGCCGGGCGGCGGCCATCATCTGAACCTGATCCTGGCCGGGGCACTCGGAACCTCCGTCGAGGAGGCGGAGCGGCGCAAGCGGACCGACGGCGCCGACCACCTGCCGATCCTGCGTCCCGGACTCGAACGCATCGCCGTCTCCATCGAGCGCCTCTCCAGCGGCCACGGATCGCTGCCGGTGCACCTGGCCGGCGGCGGGTTGATGCTGCCCGGCGCCGCCGGGGTCGTCTCGCAATACCTGGAACGGGCGGTCATCGAGTACCCGCACGCCCTCTACATCACACCCCTCGGCTTGGCCTGGAGTTCGTAA
- a CDS encoding peptidyl-prolyl cis-trans isomerase, which yields MRRVLCLLLATVVALALPAASCGGEEQTAPPEVAAVVDGREILAVEVDALTDRYLAAPATSGRTGSTIPPLERPVALRFVLNYLIRLTMLEVVAGEFDLEVEIDPELEMALESVSPEDFARSNVTADDLRVAERAGDISRRVAVALFPEVAVAEDEVRRIYEQESYRYESGWSATVHTAFLGSLAAAEQLRSATQQGASFLGTAETLGALESGSMGVVTSTSPLPPDILEAIGSLAPGEVSEAIQASIGWLLFFVETREAIGETPYDVARLEILAVLADQERQRLFDDWFQQRVTEADVEVDEFYGRWNAQSGTVRSSRQGGDDRDDRDQDDGPDRVPA from the coding sequence ATGAGGCGCGTGCTGTGCCTTCTCCTGGCGACGGTCGTCGCGCTGGCGCTGCCGGCCGCCTCCTGCGGCGGAGAGGAGCAGACCGCTCCGCCGGAGGTCGCCGCGGTCGTCGACGGGCGGGAGATACTGGCGGTCGAGGTCGACGCCCTGACCGATCGCTACCTGGCGGCGCCCGCCACCAGTGGGCGGACGGGCTCGACGATCCCGCCGCTCGAGCGGCCGGTGGCGCTGCGGTTCGTCCTCAACTATCTGATCCGGCTCACGATGCTGGAGGTCGTCGCAGGGGAGTTCGATCTCGAGGTGGAGATCGATCCCGAGCTCGAGATGGCCCTCGAGTCCGTCTCGCCGGAGGACTTCGCCCGTTCCAACGTGACCGCCGACGACCTGCGCGTGGCCGAGCGAGCGGGGGACATCTCCCGGCGTGTCGCCGTGGCGCTCTTCCCGGAGGTCGCCGTCGCGGAGGACGAGGTGCGGCGGATATACGAGCAGGAGTCGTACCGCTACGAGTCCGGCTGGTCGGCGACGGTGCACACCGCGTTCCTCGGTTCGCTCGCCGCCGCCGAACAACTGCGGAGCGCCACTCAGCAGGGAGCGTCGTTCCTCGGGACCGCAGAGACGCTCGGCGCGCTCGAGTCGGGCAGCATGGGCGTCGTCACCTCCACCAGCCCGCTGCCGCCCGACATCCTGGAGGCGATCGGCTCGCTGGCTCCCGGAGAGGTCAGCGAGGCGATCCAGGCCTCCATCGGCTGGTTGCTGTTCTTCGTGGAGACACGGGAGGCGATCGGCGAGACGCCCTACGACGTGGCGAGGCTCGAGATCCTGGCGGTCCTGGCCGACCAGGAGCGGCAGCGGCTCTTCGACGACTGGTTCCAGCAGCGGGTGACGGAGGCGGACGTCGAGGTCGATGAGTTCTACGGACGCTGGAACGCGCAGTCGGGAACTGTGCGCTCATCGAGGCAGGGGGGCGATGACAGGGACGACCGGGACCAGGACGACGGTCCGGACCGGGTGCCGGCCTAG
- a CDS encoding BMC domain-containing protein: protein MSLTALGLIETRGLVGAIEAADAMVKAANVQLVSREQIGGGLVTVMVRGDVGAVKAATDAGSVAAGKVGEVIAVHVIPRPHDEVEMILGDAAAGAATT, encoded by the coding sequence ATCTCCCTAACGGCTCTCGGCCTCATCGAGACTCGCGGGCTCGTCGGTGCGATAGAAGCCGCTGACGCAATGGTGAAGGCAGCCAACGTGCAACTGGTCTCACGCGAGCAGATCGGGGGTGGTCTCGTGACTGTGATGGTTCGGGGCGACGTCGGCGCCGTCAAGGCCGCCACGGACGCCGGATCGGTCGCCGCGGGCAAGGTGGGCGAAGTCATCGCCGTTCACGTCATCCCGCGGCCTCACGACGAGGTCGAGATGATCCTCGGTGATGCCGCCGCTGGAGCTGCGACGACCTGA
- a CDS encoding malate dehydrogenase yields MRVVGVRDVEQNAGGELRVTVGDVVTPLARDRARELNVRFIVTPNSGASPDYIGTPGAAFEEPAPNGRQATNDPPAGALYRRGAPVVNADQDPRSVVSGAHRGPGGRLTVVGAGHVGVTTAMRLAESDLFGEIVMVDTVPGLAEGLALDLTHSAGLQRFGTTLRGTNDPADAAGADYVVVTAGRPRQPGMSRSDLIRVNAEIISAVSTDIGRHSPDAAVLVVTNPLDEMTALAQRETGFGPERVLGMAGVLDAARFCALVALATGGRAEEVSALALGSHGNEMVIPLSQARVGGRRIASVLDEATLERIVERTRDSGAEVVGLLKTGSAYYAPAASVARMIGAMVQGSDEVLGACVQADGTFGISGTYLGLPVRLDSGGVAEIVSLDLSAAELSELRVAAQRIEERFSELAGA; encoded by the coding sequence ATGAGGGTCGTCGGCGTCAGGGACGTCGAGCAGAACGCAGGGGGAGAACTCCGCGTCACCGTCGGCGACGTCGTCACCCCGCTGGCACGGGACCGCGCCCGCGAGTTGAACGTCCGCTTCATCGTCACACCCAATTCAGGGGCCAGCCCGGACTACATCGGCACCCCCGGCGCCGCCTTCGAGGAGCCCGCTCCGAACGGCAGGCAGGCGACCAACGACCCGCCTGCCGGAGCCCTCTACCGGCGAGGCGCCCCGGTCGTGAACGCCGATCAGGACCCCCGGTCGGTCGTCTCGGGGGCGCACCGGGGCCCCGGCGGGCGCCTGACCGTCGTGGGCGCCGGACACGTGGGCGTCACGACCGCCATGCGCCTCGCCGAGTCCGACCTGTTCGGCGAGATCGTGATGGTCGACACCGTGCCGGGACTGGCTGAGGGCCTGGCACTGGACCTCACCCACAGCGCCGGCCTGCAACGCTTCGGGACGACGCTGCGGGGGACCAACGACCCGGCGGACGCCGCCGGTGCCGACTACGTGGTCGTGACCGCGGGTCGACCCCGGCAACCCGGCATGTCCCGCAGCGACCTGATCCGGGTGAACGCCGAGATCATCAGCGCGGTCTCCACCGACATCGGGCGGCACTCGCCCGACGCCGCGGTGCTGGTCGTCACCAATCCGTTGGACGAGATGACCGCCCTGGCCCAGCGGGAGACCGGCTTCGGTCCCGAGCGCGTTCTGGGCATGGCCGGAGTGCTGGACGCCGCCCGCTTCTGCGCGCTCGTCGCCCTCGCCACGGGCGGGCGTGCCGAGGAGGTCTCGGCACTGGCCCTCGGCAGCCACGGCAACGAGATGGTGATACCCCTCAGCCAGGCCCGCGTCGGTGGCCGGCGGATCGCCTCGGTCCTCGACGAGGCAACCCTTGAGCGGATCGTTGAGCGCACCCGAGACTCGGGCGCCGAGGTGGTCGGGCTGCTGAAGACGGGCAGCGCCTACTACGCCCCCGCGGCCTCGGTGGCCCGGATGATCGGCGCCATGGTCCAGGGCAGCGACGAGGTGCTCGGTGCCTGCGTCCAGGCGGACGGAACCTTCGGCATCAGCGGCACCTACCTCGGCCTTCCGGTCCGCCTGGACTCCGGCGGGGTCGCCGAGATCGTGAGCCTCGACCTCAGCGCCGCCGAACTCTCCGAGCTCCGCGTGGCCGCGCAAAGGATCGAAGAACGGTTCAGTGAACTGGCAGGCGCCTGA